The genomic segment ACAGGTTCTTCCAATGGTTTCAATCAAATTATCGAACGCGATTTAGATAAATTAATGGCACGCACGTCTAATCGCCCGCTGCCGCAAAACCGCATGAGTGTTACCGAAGCTGTTTGCATCGCCTCCATAATGGGAATTGCTGGGATTATTATTTTATGGGTTTATATGAATCCGATGAGCGGCATTTTGGGCGCATTGGCATTGATTTTATACACGGTAGTATATACGCCGATGAAACGCAAAACACCTTTTGCCGTTTTTGTTGGCGCCTTTCCGGGAGCTATTCCTCCAATGCTTGGTTACGTTGCAACAACAACAGGTTTCGGAGAAATAGGATTTTACGCATGGATACTTTTTTTCGTGCAATTTATGTGGCAATTCCCCCATTTTTGGGCAATTGCCTGGGTATTGGACGACGATTATAAAAAGGCAGGCTTTTTAATGTTGCCTTCTGGCGGAAGAGATAAAAGCAGCGCGTTTCAGGTATTGGTTTATACCTTATTTTTGTTGCCGATAAGTTTAACGCCTGTATTTTTTCGTCTCTCAGGAACTATTTCGGGAATTGTTATTTTAATTTGCGGAATTTTATTTTTGTGGCAAGCGTATAATTTATACAAAGAATGCAGTGTAAAAGCAGCGAAACAATTAATGTTCGGATCGTTTGCCTATTTACCCTTAGTACAATTAGCAATTATGTTTGGAAAATAATTTTTTGAAATGGAAGCTACACTACCTTTGGAAACAGAAGAAAAAGCATTAAAAGAAAAAGCAATGAAAGCCCTTATGTGGCTGGGTATTGTGAGTATTATCATGCTTTTTGCCGGACTCACCAGCGGTTACGTTATCCGCCAAATGAGTGGCAGTTGGTTGCATTTTGAATTACCAAGTTTATTTTGGCTAAGTACTGCTATTATTTTAACCAGCAGCGCCACCATGAATTGGGCAGTAATGGCCGCAAAACAAAATCAATTACAAAAATTAAAAATTGCCATTGGAATTACTTTTTTACTCGGTATCGCATTTACGTTTTCACAATTTGCAGCGTGGCATATTTTAATCGCCAACAATATATTTTTTACAGGCGTAAAAAGCAACGCCGCTGGTTCTTTTTTATATGTATTAACCGGATTGCATTTATTGCATTTAATTGGCGGACTTATCTGCCTAATTGTGGTGCTAACTAAATCTTTATTGAATAGATACAGTGCTGAAAATATGCTGGGTTTAAAGTTGTGTGCCATCTATTGGCATTTTTTAGATGCACTTTGGGTATATTTATTTCTGTTTTTGTATTTTATTCGTTAAACTTGCAAAAAATTTTACCAAAAATTAATTAATAATTACTGATTTTATGTCAAGCGAAGCAACAGTTCACAGTCATGAAAAGCCCTCTGGATGGGGCGGAGGCGTATCTCCATTAGGAGCAAGCTATGGAAAAATGTTTATGTGGTTTTTCCTCGTATCCGATGCCTTAACTTTTTCTGGATTATTATGTGCGTACGGATTTATGCGCCATAAATATCCTGATGTATGGCCTATTCCGGGTAACGTATTTAACGAATTTCCATTTGTACATCATCCACTTCCATTGGCGTATGTGGGTTTTATGACATTTGTCCTCATTATGAGTTCTGTTACCATGGTACTTGCCGTTGAAGCAGGACAACGACTTCAGAAAAAAGAAGTGATGAAATGGATGTTTTTAACCATTATCGGTGGATTGATTTTCGTGGGCTCCCAAGCTTGGGAATGGTATCATTTTATTACTGGTCCTGAAAATGGTGTTACGAAAACTGTTTTTGAAAACGGTGCTTGGCAAACCATTATGATACACGGCGCCAATTTGCATCACAATCAATACGGCTTACCCGTTTTTGCTGATTTCTTTTTCTTCATTACTGGATTCCACGGATTTCACGTTTTTAGTGGTGTTGTCATCAACACTATTATCTTCTTGAATGTTTGGAAAGGAAGATATGAAAAACGTGGACACTACGAAATGGTTGAAAAAGCTGGATTGTACTGGCATTTTGTGGATTTAGTTTGGGTATTTGTATTTACCTTCTTTTATCTGTTATAAAAATAATTTTTCAAAAATAGTGTCTATTAATTAGCTAATCATTTAACACCAAAAAGATATGTCAGAATTTCACGATGATTTTCCAGAATACGAAAAACTTGCTCAACACTCCGAAGAAGAAGGTCAAATAATTAGAAAGACCTTATGGAAAGTATTTTGGGTATTGCTCGTTGTAACCATTATCGAGTTATCCGTAGGTATTTATAACGAACATTTCAGCGACTTAGCACAGAAAATAATTTTCATTTTCTTCACTGTTTTTAAAGCCTATTACATCGTTTACAGTTTCATGCACTTAGGCCACGAAGTAACGCCAATGCGAAGAATAGTGCTTGTGCCGTACATGGTATTTATCTTGTATTTGATTACATTGATTATCATCGAAGGTTCTTATTGTATGAAACATCGTGAGCCGAGCGATAAAGCAAATCTGATAGAAAAAACAGCGGCTGTAAAAGAGTAAATAAAAATTTAAGTTTTGTCAAAAAAAGGACTTTTGATAGGCGGAATATTATTATTCCCACCCGTTTTATTCATCTTATTATCTACTGGAAAAACGAATTTTATTCGACTCGGTTATTTCGGGACAAAAACTCCTCATACAATTACTATTAATGGAAAAGAAAAAACGGACACTGTTTATTACAGTGCTCCGCCTTTTAATGGCATCAATCAATTCGGAGATTCCGTTTCAGAAAAAAAATTTTTGGGTACCATTTATATCGCTGATTTTTTTTACACGAATGGAGGAAAAAACGAAACTGCTTTAGCTGCCGAAATGCAACGAGTTCAGGAACAATTTAAAGGCTACGATTCTATTTTATTTATTTCTTTTTCTATAGATCCTTTGCGAGACAGCGTTTCGGCGCTTTCTGCCTTTGCAAAAAAAGTGCATGCCAATACCAAAACTTGGAGTTTTATTCGCGGTGATCAACAAAAAATGTACGCGCTTCAAAAAGATGGTTATTTACTTTCTGTAAAAGATTCCGATGGTTTTTCACTTAGCAATAAATTGGTTTTAGTAGATAAAAGCAAACACATACGCGGTATTTATACAGGAACAAGCGTTACTGATGTAAATCGCTTAATTGACGAAACACACGTGTTAATTGATGAGTATTTTGTCCATCGAAAACCAAAAAAAAACGCACTCGATGACTGATAAAAAAATTTTACGATTCATTTACGTCATTTCTGCAGTCGTTTTTTTATTAGTAGCTATTTTATTCGCCTTACCAAAAGCCAATCACATTCCAGAATGGATAAAAATTTTACCGAAATTAAATGCTTGCCTCAACGGAACTTGTTTCGTGCTTTTATTATTTTCCCTCTATTTTATCAAACAAGGAAAAATACACATTCACAAAGTAATTAATTTAACTGCTTTTTCACTTTCTGTGCTGTTTTTGCTTTCCTACGTTTTGTTCCATTCATTTGGTGTGGAAACGCGCTACGGAGATCTCAATCACGATGGTATTTTGGATGCAGCAGAAATGCTTCAAGCCGGAAATATTCGCTACGTTTATTATGTGATTTTAATTACACATATTTTGTTGGCAGCAGTTGTGCTTCCTTTGGTATTAATTTCTTTTTTCAGAGGACTGAGCAATCAAATTCCGCAACATAAAAAAATTGTGCGCTGGAGCTATCCCATTTGGCTGTATGTAACCTTTTCCGGCGTAATTGTTTACCTCATGATTTCTCCTTATTATAGTTTTTAAGAAGTGAACTATTTTCTCTTCAAAAGATTATTTTTTTGAAAGTGGATTTTCCTAAAAAAAAGAGGTTCGAAAAATTAATTTTTCGAACCTCTTTTTTTCGACATAAAAACTTATGTAACTATTTCAGATAATTAAAATCGTGGTTCTTTTTAATATTTTGCAAGGTCTGAAAAATAAGTTTTATCACATTTTCCACATCGTCTTTATGAACGCTTTCAACAGTGGTGTGCATATAACGCAAAGGCAATGAAATCAATGCAGAAGCAACGCCCCCAATAGAATATGCAAATGCATCGGTATCCGTTCCGGTTGCTCTGGAAGCAGCTGCGCGCTGAAACGGAATTTTATTTTTCTGCGCAGTATCAATTATCAATTTCAATAAATTATTTTGAACAGCCGGTCCGTAAGTTAAAACGGGTCCTTTGCCGCAATGTAAATCTCCACTTGCAATTTTATTCAACATCGGAGTTTGTGTATCATGACACACATCTGTAACAATCGCCACGTTCGGTTTGATACGTTGTGTAATCATTTCGGCACCACGCAAACCAACTTCTTCTTGAACAGAATTAGAAATATACAATCCGAAAGGCAATTTTGTTTTTGTTTCGTGCAGCATACGCGCTACTTCTGCAATCATAAAACCGCCCATGCGGTTATCCAA from the Bacteroidia bacterium genome contains:
- the cyoE gene encoding heme o synthase, giving the protein MADKTYPLEKETTFTSKIVDYAHFMKLRLASLVVFSAALGFVIGCHAADIPLNWTNLGLLILGGFLVTGSSNGFNQIIERDLDKLMARTSNRPLPQNRMSVTEAVCIASIMGIAGIIILWVYMNPMSGILGALALILYTVVYTPMKRKTPFAVFVGAFPGAIPPMLGYVATTTGFGEIGFYAWILFFVQFMWQFPHFWAIAWVLDDDYKKAGFLMLPSGGRDKSSAFQVLVYTLFLLPISLTPVFFRLSGTISGIVILICGILFLWQAYNLYKECSVKAAKQLMFGSFAYLPLVQLAIMFGK
- a CDS encoding cytochrome c oxidase subunit 3, with translation MEATLPLETEEKALKEKAMKALMWLGIVSIIMLFAGLTSGYVIRQMSGSWLHFELPSLFWLSTAIILTSSATMNWAVMAAKQNQLQKLKIAIGITFLLGIAFTFSQFAAWHILIANNIFFTGVKSNAAGSFLYVLTGLHLLHLIGGLICLIVVLTKSLLNRYSAENMLGLKLCAIYWHFLDALWVYLFLFLYFIR
- a CDS encoding cytochrome c oxidase subunit 3, translated to MSSEATVHSHEKPSGWGGGVSPLGASYGKMFMWFFLVSDALTFSGLLCAYGFMRHKYPDVWPIPGNVFNEFPFVHHPLPLAYVGFMTFVLIMSSVTMVLAVEAGQRLQKKEVMKWMFLTIIGGLIFVGSQAWEWYHFITGPENGVTKTVFENGAWQTIMIHGANLHHNQYGLPVFADFFFFITGFHGFHVFSGVVINTIIFLNVWKGRYEKRGHYEMVEKAGLYWHFVDLVWVFVFTFFYLL
- a CDS encoding cytochrome C oxidase subunit IV family protein, with amino-acid sequence MSEFHDDFPEYEKLAQHSEEEGQIIRKTLWKVFWVLLVVTIIELSVGIYNEHFSDLAQKIIFIFFTVFKAYYIVYSFMHLGHEVTPMRRIVLVPYMVFILYLITLIIIEGSYCMKHREPSDKANLIEKTAAVKE
- a CDS encoding SCO family protein, whose protein sequence is MSKKGLLIGGILLFPPVLFILLSTGKTNFIRLGYFGTKTPHTITINGKEKTDTVYYSAPPFNGINQFGDSVSEKKFLGTIYIADFFYTNGGKNETALAAEMQRVQEQFKGYDSILFISFSIDPLRDSVSALSAFAKKVHANTKTWSFIRGDQQKMYALQKDGYLLSVKDSDGFSLSNKLVLVDKSKHIRGIYTGTSVTDVNRLIDETHVLIDEYFVHRKPKKNALDD
- a CDS encoding DUF420 domain-containing protein, giving the protein MTDKKILRFIYVISAVVFLLVAILFALPKANHIPEWIKILPKLNACLNGTCFVLLLFSLYFIKQGKIHIHKVINLTAFSLSVLFLLSYVLFHSFGVETRYGDLNHDGILDAAEMLQAGNIRYVYYVILITHILLAAVVLPLVLISFFRGLSNQIPQHKKIVRWSYPIWLYVTFSGVIVYLMISPYYSF